In a single window of the Fusarium falciforme chromosome 3, complete sequence genome:
- a CDS encoding TRNA (uracil-O(2)-)-methyltransferase gives MEIRRKLPFDPEELPPGSPPALRADGDGGGGWVPVCRHACTFETRYFDDIMLNLVRNPNLNSKWLFRADVLYDDGDDSQPHNKDSVKDCPSIPDFQGLICQRTIVRRLIPRNTLRDAPLDQTCSFYTSSPRSESEDSPEGEGSIRSLTIYLPHAASAAEMPYYHPKVRGVGQLHEWDLATNTGTISIHFLPFEDDPTIEEADREANRVKLGRIAHHLLQTIHKHGHANAVGYVKRVNHDAVVPRERFQDRYSELKNKYARRLTRSWLETTDPSKHVFEDLGIAAFLIELWRDMYKDAEFPGFVDIGCGNGLLVHILREESYTGWGFDARERKSWAQYNGSSSMSPSGKSLQRLLLLPSVVPREVVNGEQDEVGPDDIHDGIFPKGTFIISNHADELTPWTPILAAISECPFIMIPCCSHNLTGDRWRAPPPRDKTKGKSMFASLVDWVTLIAEDCGWKVETEMLRIPSTRNTGLLGRTRTKDLDEVNIAGVLHKYGGVGGYYNNVVKLLKSMPRGH, from the coding sequence ATGGAGATTCGAAGGAAATTGCCCTTTGACCCGGAAGAGCTCCCCCCGGGATCGCCGCCCGCCCTCCGcgccgatggtgatggtggtggtggttgggtGCCCGTGTGCCGCCACGCTTGTACCTTTGAGACGAGATACTTTGACGATATCATGTTGAACTTGGTTAGGAATCCAAACCTCAACTCCAAATGGTTGTTTCGCGCAGATGTTCTCTACGATGATGGGGATGACTCGCAGCCTCATAATAAAGACTCTGTCAAGGACTGCCCTTCTATCCCAGACTTTCAGGGCTTGATCTGTCAAAGAACCATTGTTCGCAGGCTCATTCCTCGGAATACACTTCGAGATGCGCCCTTGGACCAAACGTGCTCTTTCTACACTTCCTCCCCCCGTTCGGAGAGCGAGGACTCTCCAGAGGGTGAAGGCTCGATAAGGTCTCTTACCATCTATCTACCACATGCTGCCTCTGCTGCAGAAATGCCCTACTATCACCCCAAAGTCAGGGGGGTAGGCCAGCTCCACGAGTGGGATCTAGCTACAAACACGGGCACAATCTCTATTCATTTCCTACCTTTCGAGGACGACCCTACCATCGAAGAGGCCGACCGAGAGGCCAATCGAGTGAAGCTAGGGAGGATtgcccatcatctccttcaGACAATCCACAAGCACGGACACGCCAATGCCGTCGGCTACGTCAAGAGGGTAAACCACGACGCAGTCGTGCCCCGAGAGCGGTTCCAGGACAGGTACTCCGAGCTCAAGAACAAGTACGCAAGGCGCCTTACGAGGTCTTGGCTCGAGACAACAGATCCGTCCAAACATGTGTTTGAGGATCTGGGCATCGCGGCTTTCCTCATTGAGCTGTGGAGAGACATGTACAAGGACGCAGAGTTTCCCGGCTTTGTCGACATTGGATGTGGAAACGGATTGCTGGTGCACATCCTACGAGAAGAGAGTTACACGGGCTGGGGATTCGACGCGCGAGAGCGCAAGTCTTGGGCTCAATACAACGGCTCATCGTCCATGTCACCCTCGGGTAAATCCCTGCAGAGATTGCTTCTGCTCCCCAGCGTCGTCCCGAGGGAGGTTGTAAACGGAGAGCAGGATGAGGTCGGCCCGGATGACATCCACGATGGCATCTTTCCAAAGGGCAcattcatcatctccaaccacGCCGACGAACTGACGCCCTGGACAcccatcctcgccgccatcTCGGAGTGCCCCTTCATCATGATCCCGTGCTGCAGCCACAACCTCACGGGCGACAGGTGGCGAGCCCCTCCGCCCCGCGACAAGACCAAGGGCAAGTCCATGTTTGCCTCGCTAGTCGACTGGGTGACTCTGATTGCCGAGGACTGCGGGTGGAAGGTCGAGACCGAGATGCTGAGGATCCCCAGCACGAGAAACACGGGGCTGCTGGGACGAACGAGGACCAAGGATCTCGATGAGGTGAACATTGCTGGGGTGCTGCACAAGTACGGAGGAGTTGGGGGTTACTACAACAATGTTGTCAAGCTGCTCAAGTCGATGCCGAGAGGTCACTGA
- a CDS encoding Translation machinery-associated protein 22, which produces MSIENLKTYDPFAEADEDTGETKQTQNYIHIRIQQRNGRKTLTTVQGLPKKFDQKKILKVIKKKFACNGTIVNDSEMGEVIQLQGDQRKDVQEFLIDKKEGLELDAKTIKVHGF; this is translated from the exons ATGTCCATCGAAAATCTCAAGACCTACG ACCCCTTCGCCGAAGCCGACGAGGACACCGGAGAAACCAAGCAGACGCAGAATTACATCCATATACGCATTCAGC AGCGTAATGGACGCAAGACTCTGACCACTGTCCAGGGTCTCCCCAAGAAGTTTGACCAGAAGAAGATtctcaaggtcatcaagaagaagtttg CCTGCAATGGCACCATCGTCAACGACTCCGAGATGGGAGAGGTGATCCAGCTCCAGGGGGATCAGCGCAAAGATGTTCAGGAATTCCTCATCGACAAGAAGGAAGGCCTCGAGCTAgatgccaagaccatcaaggtCCACGGCTTCTAA